tTATTGCTAGTAAACATGTAGGAGTATTTGTTATCTTCAGATATAACACAGCCtttataaatgaattttacTGGTTCATAGTCTTGAAATAGATTGTCAAGATCATGTACACTTGAAGGTAATGGAGGACGCATTTTAAGTTTCTCCTTCGACAATATATTTCTCAtagaattatatgaaatatatgcTGCTGCTTTTGGATTTGTTCGAGAAACAGTATCGAATATTTCTTTGTTGGGTAAAGCGGTTTCTTTACACATTCGAatcatttcattttttaaatttaaaacatcaAATACATAGGGTTCGTTTGGATGATTATGATTACTTTCTAAGATaaacttttcattttctttaattagtAAACCTCTACATGCTGTAGTATTTCTCTTTGTACAACGATATATGTAAGTGTATCTTTTATCGGTATGGTATGTACATCCTTCATATACATGCAAATAACTGTCCTTTCTTTTCCCAGgtattatttccatttttatgctgtaaataca
This window of the Temnothorax longispinosus isolate EJ_2023e unplaced genomic scaffold, Tlon_JGU_v1 HiC_scaffold_916, whole genome shotgun sequence genome carries:
- the LOC139825089 gene encoding uncharacterized protein, translating into MEIIPGKRKDSYLHVYEGCTYHTDKRYTYIYRCTKRNTTACRGLLIKENEKFILESNHNHPNEPYVFDVLNLKNEMIRMCKETALPNKEIFDTVSRTNPKAAAYISYNSMRNILSKEKLKMRPPLPSSVHDLDNLFQDYEPVKFIYKGCVISEDNKYSYMFTSNKLLKILEKSSEIFIDGTFSVNINCYHFIFVIEIYIF